Proteins from one Hymenobacter monticola genomic window:
- a CDS encoding DUF2147 domain-containing protein: MTLIVWFLSFFLAAAPAAVSAPAVAVPPAPSFVGSWLMEDQDVVIEISRQGNAYVGRYVAFRKSASDPKKKALLNTYLLKDLKPDGDELSGVVLDPKSGKDYKTTLSLTGPKTLEMRVKAMGMTAHKETWTRQAGNN; the protein is encoded by the coding sequence ATGACCCTTATCGTTTGGTTTCTCAGCTTTTTTTTAGCGGCTGCCCCGGCCGCCGTTTCTGCGCCGGCCGTTGCGGTACCGCCGGCCCCCTCCTTCGTTGGTTCCTGGCTCATGGAGGACCAGGACGTGGTCATTGAAATAAGCCGGCAGGGCAATGCCTACGTGGGCCGCTACGTGGCTTTCCGCAAGTCCGCCAGCGACCCCAAGAAGAAAGCCCTGCTCAATACCTACCTGCTGAAGGACCTGAAGCCCGATGGTGATGAGCTGAGCGGCGTGGTGCTCGACCCCAAATCGGGCAAGGACTACAAAACGACCCTGAGCCTGACGGGGCCCAAAACCCTGGAGATGCGCGTGAAGGCCATGGGCATGACGGCCCACAAGGAAACCTGGACCCGCCAGGCGGGCAACAATTAG
- a CDS encoding OmpA family protein, translated as MKGLTALQGCPDADADGVADNDDRCPNTPAGVRVDATGCPLDADGDKVPDYLDKCPNTPAGVQVDATGCPLDRDGDGVPDYQDRCPGRPGPASNKGCPEIKVEQKKILNEATKYINFDYNKSTLKPSSYPRLDQMVAILNEYTDYSLSIAGHTDSKGDDNYNLKLSYERAAARAYMLSKGIPADRIEARGYGESKPIADNATAAGQALNRRVDFDAYLTGEANSAEVKYGPAPTVAQLLQQAKTSPAKATPAKKAPAKEKPAAKKAPVRR; from the coding sequence GTGAAGGGCCTGACCGCCCTGCAAGGCTGCCCCGATGCCGACGCCGACGGCGTGGCCGACAACGACGACCGCTGCCCCAACACCCCGGCCGGCGTGCGCGTGGACGCCACCGGCTGCCCGCTCGATGCCGACGGCGACAAAGTGCCCGACTACCTTGACAAGTGCCCCAACACCCCGGCCGGCGTGCAAGTAGATGCCACCGGCTGCCCGCTCGACCGCGATGGCGACGGCGTGCCCGACTACCAGGACCGCTGCCCCGGCCGCCCCGGCCCCGCCAGCAACAAAGGGTGCCCCGAGATTAAGGTGGAGCAGAAGAAAATCCTCAACGAGGCCACCAAGTACATCAACTTCGACTACAACAAGTCGACCCTGAAGCCTTCCTCCTACCCGCGCCTCGACCAGATGGTGGCCATTCTCAACGAGTACACCGATTACAGCCTCAGCATTGCCGGCCACACCGACAGCAAGGGCGACGACAACTACAACCTGAAGCTGAGCTACGAGCGCGCCGCCGCCCGGGCTTACATGCTCAGCAAAGGCATCCCCGCCGACCGCATCGAGGCCCGCGGCTACGGCGAAAGCAAGCCCATTGCCGACAACGCCACGGCCGCTGGCCAGGCCCTGAACCGCCGCGTTGATTTCGACGCCTACCTGACCGGTGAAGCCAACTCGGCCGAAGTGAAGTACGGCCCGGCGCCCACGGTAGCCCAACTGCTGCAGCAGGCCAAAACCTCGCCGGCCAAAGCGACCCCGGCCAAGAAGGCCCCGGCCAAGGAAAAGCCGGCCGCTAAAAAAGCCCCGGTCCGGCGCTAA